The Papaver somniferum cultivar HN1 chromosome 3, ASM357369v1, whole genome shotgun sequence genome includes a region encoding these proteins:
- the LOC113356402 gene encoding protein disulfide-isomerase-like: protein MAISRVSICFLALFLFISSPRFISAEEAAPAAEEAAKAPDSVLTLDHTNFHDTIKKHDFIVVEFYAPWCGHCKSLAPEYEKAASLLSSHDPKIVLAKVDANEESNKALATEFEVQGFPTLKIVRDGGKNIQEYKGPREAEGIVEYLKKQVGPASAEIKSTEDASTLITDKKVSVVGVFPKFSGEEFENFMSLAEKLRSDYDFGHTLDAKFLPRGGAVSGPTIRLLKPFDELFVDSQNFEVAAMEKFLDESSVPLVTLFNKDPNNHPYVIKFFNSPNAKAMLFLNFSVELADGIKSKFQEVAKAQKGKGVSFLMGDLEASEGAFQYFGLKQEQVPLIIVQNSDGSKYLKANLEADQIAPWIKEYMEGKVKPFKKSEPIPEVNNEPVKVVVADSLQDVVFASGKNVLLEFYAPWCGHCQKLAPILEEVALEFQSDPDVIIAKLDATANDFPTDQFDVKGYPTMYFKSSAGIVVQYDGGRTKEDFIDYIKKHKDTTVVPVESAEPVESAEHVDSEAVRDEL, encoded by the exons ATGGCGATTTCTAGGGTTTCGATCTGTTTCTTAGCTTTGTTCCTCTTTATCTCATCACCGAGATTCATCTCTGCTGAAgaagcagcaccagcagcagaagAAGCTGCTAAAGCACCAGACTCTGTATTGACTTTAGATCACACTAACTTTCATGACACTATCAAGAAACATGACTTCATCGTCGTTGAATTCTACGCTCCTTG GTGTGGACACTGTAAGAGTCTCGCTCCTGAG TACGAGAAAGCTGCATCTTTATTGAGCAGCCATGATCCTAAAATTGTTCTTGCTAAAGTTGACGCCAATGAGGAATCAAACAAAGCACTAGCAACTGAATTCGAGGTTCAAGGTTTTCCAACTCTTAAAATCGTAAGAGATGGAGGAAAGAACATCCAAGAATACAAGGGGCCAAGAGAAGCTGAAGGGATTGTTGAATACTTGAAGAAACAAGTTGGTCCAGCATCAGCTGAAATCAAATCCACAGAGGATGCCAGCACTCTCATCACTGACAAAAAAGTATCTGTG GTTGGTGTATTCCCAAAATTTTCTGGGGAGGAATTTGAGAACTTCATGAGCTTAGCTGAAAAATTGCGTTCCGACTATGATTTTGGTCATACCTTGGATGCTAAATTCTTACCAAGAGGAGGTGCAGTCAGTGGTCCAACAATCAGGCTGTTGAAGCCTTTTGATGAGCTTTTCGTTGATTCTCAG AATTTTGAGGTGGCCGCAATGGAGAAGTTTCTTGATGAGTCTAGTGTGCCTCTTGTTACTCTTTTCAACAAAGACCCAAACAACCACCCATATGTTATCAAATTCTTTAACAGCCCCAACGCCAAG GCTATGTTATTCCTCAACTTCAGTGTTGAACTTGCTGATGGAATCAAGTCAAAATTCCAAGAGGTCGCCAAGGCCCAAAAAGGAAAGGGTGTAAGCTTTTTAATGGGTGATCTTGAAGCTAGCGAAGGTGCTTTCCAG TATTTCGGTCTCAAGCAAGAGCAGGTACCTCTCATCATCGTACAAAACAGTGATGGGTCAAAATATCTTAAAGCAAACTTGGAGGCAGATCAAATTGCACcttggattaaggaatacatg GAGGGAAAAGTGAAGCCATTCAAAAAGTCAGAACCTATTCCTGAGGTTAACAATGAACCAGTCAAAGTGGTTGTTGCAGACAGTCTCCAAGATGTCGTCTTCGCCTCTGGAAAGAACG ttCTGCTCGAATTTTATGCACCTTGGTGTGGACATTGCCAGAAATTGGCTCCAATCTTGGAGGAAGTTGCTTTGGAATTCCAAAGTGATCCTGATGTCATTATTGCTAAGCTC GACGCAACTGCCAATGATTTCCCTACTGATCAGTTTGATGTTAAAGGGTACCCAACGATGTACTTCAAATCATCAGCTGGCATCGTTGTGCAGTATGATGGTGGAAGAACAAAAGAGGATTTCATTGACTATATTAAGAAGCATAAGGATACAACTGTCGTGCCCGTGGAGTCTGCTGAGCCTGTTGAATCTGCTGAGCATGTCGATTCAGAAGCTGTTAGAGATGAGCTATAA